In Brettanomyces nanus chromosome 3, complete sequence, a single genomic region encodes these proteins:
- a CDS encoding uncharacterized protein (EggNog:ENOG41) yields MSKKSESTDELSGLATPRLATPTFMTPGDGMINEGNNNSSNGSNEYFTQHDIDKIIGSDGKPKTSFKIGASGATGTTKSNNLNNPEELADAVAAAGVNIRAEEEAMAGSIGLSVSRRLLHQNHFLKPQQLAWFMNKAMEEQGMTTMGFDLDLLNLMSSACESYMTSLVADSVVMSRHRRRGMKTRRKQSLTGSKSEISRALKEIAVKQKFREEKRVQRRIALGLEEEKKDEQAEEQTQTNITASLMMSGSMKKRYSWMQTPASGSKTLNSRGDNGIRYREAREESGIVMRDLLAAIENRRMGVSSAVLKGYAKLRD; encoded by the coding sequence ATGTCAAAGAAGAGTGAAAGCACGGATGAGCTCAGCGGATTGGCTACGCCACGGCTTGCCACGCCAACTTTCATGACACCGGGGGATGGTATGATTAACGAAGGAAACAACAATAGTAGCAACGGCAGTAACGAGTACTTTACCCAGCATGATATAGACAAGATTATCGGTTCAGATGGAAAGCCTAAGACTAGCTTTAAGATTGGTGCCTCAGGTGCTACAGGAACCACCAAGAGTAACAATTTGAACAATCctgaagaattggcagACGCTGTAGCAGCTGCAGGTGTAAATATTAGAGCCGAGGAGGAGGCAATGGCAGGAAGCATAGGATTATCTGTTTCAAGGAGACTGCTACATCAGAATCATTTTTTAAAGCCACAGCAGTTGGCATGGTTTATGAATAAGGCGATGGAAGAGCAAGGAATGACGACAATGGGATTTGATTTGGACCTGCTTAATCTGATGTCGTCTGCATGTGAATCGTACATGACGAGTCTGGTGGCAGATTCGGTTGTCATGTCACGTCATAGACGTAGAGGCATGAAGACGCGGCGGAAGCAGTCACTGACAGGTTCCAAATCTGAGATTTCAAGAGCCTTGAAAGAGATAGCCGTCAAGCAGAAGTTTCGTGAGGAGAAAAGGGtgcagagaagaattgCTCTCGgattggaagaggaaaagaaggacGAACAAGCTGAAGAACAGACACAGACGAATATAACAGCATCGCTTATGATGTCAGgatcgatgaagaagaggtatTCGTGGATGCAAACACCTGCATCTGGAAGTAAGACACTCAATTCTAGAGGTGATAACGGTATAAGGTACCGGGAAGCCCGTGAAGAGTCCGGTATTGTGATGAGGGATCTACTGGCTGCTATCGAGAATCGCCGTATGGGAGTATCCTCTGCTGTCCTCAAGGGTTATGCCAAGCTAAGAGACTGA
- the RCL1 gene encoding rRNA-processing endoribonuclease (BUSCO:EOG0934268M) has product MAVTTFQGYENFRLRLVLSTLSGKPIKIEKVRADDLNPGLKDYEISFLRLLESVTNGSVIEISYTGTTVIYRPGLIIGGSFTHNCPTSKACGYFLEPMLYLAPFSKKKFSIVFNGLTSSKADPGLDFIRWGLLPVMEKFGVREVELHTLKRGCPPNGGGEVHLLVNSLIPQPITIHILDIQKISAIRGIAYCARVSPSVANRLVDASRNVLRPAGCEVNITTDVWRGENAGKSPGFGLTLFSESKKTQLRYAVDDMGGPGETPEDLGERVAYNLLELVQKSGCLGRNQLALAFTFMVIGKEDIGRIIVNKQQIDAKLIGLLRDIKELFGTEFFFKDCEDYDNCLYATAKGVGFTNASKKIA; this is encoded by the coding sequence ATGGCTGTCACAACATTCCAGGGGTATGAAAATTTCCGTCTGAGACTAGTTCTTTCCACGCTTAGCGGAAAGCCCATCAAGATCGAAAAAGTCAGGGCTGATGACCTTAATCCTGGTCTTAAGGATTATGAGATCTCGTTTTTAAGATTGTTAGAAAGTGTTACCAATGGCTCCGTTATTGAGATTTCTTACACAGGTACCACAGTAATTTATAGACCAGGATTAATCATAGGAGGATCTTTCACACACAATTGCCCCACATCAAAGGCTTGCGGATATTTCTTGGAACCCATGCTCTATTTGGCACCtttctcaaagaagaaattctCTATAGTGTTTAACGGATTAACTTCATCGAAGGCAGATCCAGGTTTGGATTTTATCCGTTGGGGGTTGCTTCCTGTTATGGAAAAGTTCGGTGTTCGAGAGGTTGAATTGCATACTTTGAAGCGCGGCTGCCCACCTAATGGAGGTGGTGAAGTGCATTTACTTGTCAATAGTCTAATTCCTCAACCTATTACTATCCATATTCTTGATATTCAAAAAATTTCTGCTATCAGAGGAATAGCGTACTGTGCTAGAGTGTCTCCTTCTGTTGCTAACCGACTTGTCGATGCTTCTAGAAATGTTCTCCGACCTGCTGGTTGCGAGGTTAACATCACTACCGACGTCTGGCGTGGTGAAAATGCCGGTAAATCGCCTGGATTCGGTCTAACCTTGTTTTCTGAGTCGAAAAAGACTCAACTAAGATATGCTGTCGATGATATGGGAGGACCAGGAGAAACTCCGGAGGACCTTGGTGAAAGAGTGGCTTACAATCTTCTAGAATTGGTGCAGAAGAGCGGTTGTCTTGGTAGAAACCAACTCGCTTTGGCCTTTACCTTTATGGTGATCGGAAAAGAGGACATTGGACGAATCATTGTTAATAAGCAGCAGATCGATGCCAAGTTGATTGGACTTCTTAGAGACATCAAAGAGTTGTTTGGTACagagttcttctttaaagaCTGCGAAGATTACGACAATTGTCTCTATGCTACTGCCAAAGGTGTAGGCTTCACGAATGCCTCTAAAAAGATCGCTTAA
- a CDS encoding uncharacterized protein (EggNog:ENOG41), whose translation MLIRPTCSYCSRHGFSCCYKADNKRSRAGCLQPQSIPTRQNISCYKIWQSPLTKSTSQYTMSSVPANGKELSKSIDHGLPTDGSMVDRLSISSLSQSSSPLDPPGTPGPLRSLGPLGPLGPVASCASSKIRNLSVESSDLMLNASSTAECTSVGKIQSVASGFFPFHVKSPQSDISVSPGNYEVSNKDRKGSVFTNIINSALYNTAASPKEDLKLLYSFVPEKKVSDELFHRFRTSVHPVLPLLDWESLSQEYEKFWNDSSTADLPFYIRLFTVLYAASVSRYEEDCLHRESVDIRQQVLIMNRFVGSAEIALSMYHFPRKITIEGLQASVLLHSVLRNDCRTDDSGSVGTLIRLAQTIELHRDPLRYHGIKDLKTVQKRRLLWWQIFYLDTTTSLSNRLMPVVVEDEYDTLYPTEYIKDRNGQFILDQSVAFTNGKFRWAECSNRILRKAFSLKQMDQKGYEDITKEIENLSFYSSSLINRILEPANILPSQENFAAFSASILSTLADRTNLLFYMARNKLSDHKKSTTISLGDSPGYRRYDHVKLKSKTLDTSSVGNIQIECVDEQLVEHQIHLLSEFCKYGSMPKNRIFLWDIRKFQPIQSLLSLLRSLLLQAKQLQVRDNRPFFKDYRFDDDKKVKIIEKSISELDYLSTHTTRLCSDRWQLLKDLKDATWAQLAINSSSSQVSQDGDGDGSDKNTLSTYSDESLDAPDQDWYQLLEDLDKLQAVVDENINMKVWDQKAGHFLV comes from the exons ATGCTCATC AGACCCACTTGCTCTTACTGCTCGAGACATGGCTTCAGCTGCTGCTACAAGGCAGATAATAAGAGATCTCGTGCTGGATGTCTACAGCCACAGTCTATACCTACTAGACAGAATATCAGCTGCTATAAGATCTGGCAGTCTCCTCTGACCAAGTCTACTTCGCAGTATACTATGTCCTCTGTGCCCGCGAATGGGAAAGAACTCTCCAAAAGTATTGACCACGGTCTCCCAACGGACGGCTCGATGGTCGACCGTCTCTCTATATCATCACTCTCTCAGTCGTCGTCACCTCTGGACCCTCCGGGTACTCCGGGTCCCTTGCGTTCTTTGGGTCCGCTGGGTCCGCTGGGTCCAGTTGCTTCTTGtgcctcttccaaaattCGTAATCTCTCTGTGGAGTCTTCTGACTTGATGCTTAATGCTTCATCGACAGCAGAGTGCACGTCGGTTGGGAAGATTCAATCTGTAGCTTCGGGATTCTTTCCCTTTCATGTCAAAAGTCCTCAAAGTGATATATCTGTCTCTCCTGGAAACTACGAAGTGTCCAATAAAGATAGAAAAGGTTCTGTGTTCACAAATATTATCAACTCAGCGCTGTATAATACTGCAGCATCTCCGAAGGAGGATTTGAAGCTTTTGTATTCGTTTGTCCCTGAAAAGAAGGTCAGTGATGAACTGTTCCATCGCTTTAGAACATCTGTGCATCCGGTATTGCCTCTTCTCGACTGGGAATCGCTTTCTCAAGAGTATGAGAAATTCTGGAATGATAGCAGTACCGCTGATTTACCTTTCTACATTCGTCTTTTCACTGTGCTTTACGCTGCTTCTGTTTCCAGATACGAGGAGGATTGTCTTCATAGAGAGTCTGTCGATATTCGTCAACAAGTATTGATTATGAATAGATTTGTGGGTTCTGCCGAAATTGCATTGTCTATGTATCACTTTCCTAGAAAAATAACCATTGAAGGTCTTCAGgcttctgttcttcttcattcagTTCTAAGAAATGACTGTCGTACAGATGATTCTGGCAGTGTTGGTACACTCATTAGATTGGCACAAACCATCGAACTTCATAGAGATCCTCTAAGATATCATGGTATCAAAGACCTTAAAACCGTTCAAAAGAGGCGTCTTCTATGGTGGCAGATTTTTTATCTCGATACTACTACCTCTTTATCGAATAGGCTTATGCCCGTTGTTGTGGAGGACGAATACGATACTCTGTATCCTACTGAGTACATCAAAGACCGCAACGGACAGTTTATTTTGGACCAGTCCGTGGCGTTCACCAATGGTAAGTTCCGCTGGGCAGAATGTTCTAATAGAATATTGCGAAAAGCTTTTAGCTTGAAACAAATGGACCAAAAAGGGTATGAGGATATTACAAAAGAAATCGAGAATTTATCCTTCTATTCCAGCTCACTTATCAACCGTATCCTTGAACCAGCAAATATCTTACCCTCTCAGGAGAATTTTGCTGCCTTCTCAGCAAGTATTCTTAGCACACTAGCAGATAGAACCAATCTACTTTTTTACATGGCGCGTAACAAGTTGTCCGATCACAAAAAGAGCACAACTATATCCTTGGGCGACTCTCCAGGTTATAGAAGATATGATCATGTGAAGCTTAAGTCCAAAACTCTTGATACTTCGTCTGTTGGTAACATTCAAATTGAATGCGTTGATGAGCAATTGGTTGAACACCAAATTCACTTACTTTCCGAGTTCTGTAAGTATGGGTCTATGCCTAAGAATAGAATATTCTTATGGGACATTAGAAAGTTCCAGCCAATCCAGtcgcttctttctcttttacGAAGTCTTTTATTGCAGGCAAAGCAGTTACAAGTCAGGGATAATAGACCCTTTTTTAAAGATTACCGTtttgatgacgataaaaAGGTAAAGATTATTGAAAAGTCCATTTCCGAATTGGACTATTTATCCACGCATACCACAAGGCTTTGCAGCGATCGTTGGCAACTCttaaaggatttgaaggatgcCACTTGGGCACAGTTGGCCATTAATTCAAGCTCTTCACAAGTGTCGCAGGATGGCGATGGTGATGGTTCTGATAAGAATACTCTATCTACGTATTCTGACGAATCTCTTGATGCACCCGATCAAGACTGGTATCAATTATTGGAAGACTTGGATAAGTTGCAGGCTGTTGTTGACGAAAACATTAACATGAAGGTTTGGGATCAGAAGGCTGGTCATTTCCTGGTATAA
- a CDS encoding uncharacterized protein (BUSCO:EOG093419A5): protein MITYTLTKYYHSRMMPWLNFVVLMLLLSFNHLKTQFTRLDSRDVDIDITGAQMILVMKLTSFAWSCRDGILYNTDRPRFLKELNQFQRSRAILEQPSLISYLGYVFFYASLVTGPSFDYADYERFILTDVFNDVPENKRPGKTRKRKIPKSGKIAALKVVQGVAWAILLLILKRRIKVEYAESNEFIERRSFFFRIFYMLLLSFVLRLKYYTAWLVSEAACIVVGLGYNGYDPVKNKMYWNRVQNVDSWSFELSQNVHNSLEAWNMNTNKWLKNYVYLRTCNLDAKTGKPISGVVPTFLTFLTSAFWHGTMPGYYLTFVAGAIIQTVGKIFRHNLRPIFITKDGKTVSKWKPAYDIVCLFVTQLSFGYITAPFMILEFKRSIALWKTVYFWLHIASFGILFAFNGPYKKSVSSFFHQYFLESSSIELGKKKKEEQISTETKLADLKDNFGSGVDVSDLLKQENESQQTLPSFDNQDELHDNVALPDFDMVEDGIDKISSEFKEWKEEAMKGKQAKELTDQEIESLKKGLQSLQSDMNYYISSLNDMKDKKE from the coding sequence ATGATCACCTACACACTTACTAAGTATTACCACTCTAGAATGATGCCTTGGCTCAATTTTGTTGtgttgatgctgctgcttAGTTTCAACCATCTCAAGACTCAATTTACCCGTTTGGATTCAAGAGACGTCGATATCGATATCACTGGTGCACAGATGATCCTTGTCATGAAATTGACTAGCTTTGCCTGGTCATGTCGTGACGGTATACTTTACAATACTGATCGTCCTCGGTTCCTGAAAGAACTCAATCAGTTCCAAAGGTCCAGAGCCATTCTTGAGCAGCCCTCCCTAATTTCCTATCTAGGTTACGTATTCTTCTATGCATCTTTAGTCACCGgtccttcttttgattATGCTGATTATGAGCGATTCATCTTGACAGATGTGTTCAATGATGTTCCCGAGAATAAGCGTCCTGGAAAGACCcggaagagaaagattccaaagagtGGTAAAATCGCTGCTCTGAAAGTTGTTCAGGGTGTAGCCTGGGCcatacttcttctcataCTCAAACGTCGCATCAAAGTTGAGTATGCAGAGAGTAATGAGTTTATAGAGCGTCgttccttctttttcagaaTCTTCTATATGTTGCTATTAAGTTTTGTCCTGAGATTGAAGTACTACACAGCATGGTTGGTCAGCGAGGCTGCTTGCATTGTGGTAGGATTGGGCTATAACGGTTACGATCCGGTCAAAAACAAAATGTACTGGAACCGTGTACAGAATGTGGACTCTTGGAGTTTCGAACTTAGTCAAAACGTTCATAATTCTCTCGAGGCCTGGAATATGAACACCAACAAGTGGCTAAAGAACTATGTTTACTTGCGGACATGTAATCTTGATGCTAAGACGGGCAAACCCATCTCTGGCGTCGTGCCAACCTTTCTCACTTTCCTCACGTCAGCCTTTTGGCACGGTACTATGCCAGGCTACTACCTTACATTTGTGGCAGGCGCCATTATTCAGACGGTGGGAAAGATTTTCAGACACAACTTAAGACCTATCTTTATCACAAAAGACGGTAAAACCGTCTCTAAATGGAAACCAGCTTACGATATTGTTTGCTTGTTTGTGACACAGTTAAGCTTTGGCTATATTACAGCGCCTTTCATGATCTTGGAGTTCAAAAGATCGATTGCTTTATGGAAAACAGTATATTTCTGGCTTCATATAGCCTCCTTTGGGATACTGTTCGCATTTAATGGACCATATAAGAAATCTGTGTCTTCATTTTTCCACCAGTATTTCCttgaatcatcttctatTGAACTTggcaagaaaaagaaagaagagcagatATCTACAGAGACAAAACTGGCCGATCTCAAGGATAACTTCGGTTCCGGCGTGGATGTGTCAGATCTACTTAAGCAGGAGAATGAAAGTCAACAAACATTACCATCCTTTGACAACCAGGATGAGTTACATGACAATGTGGCACTGCCTGACTTTGATATGGTAGAAGATGGCATCGATAAGATTTCTTCTGAATTCAAAGAGTGGAAGGAGGAAGCCATGAAGGGCAAGCAGGCTAAAGAATTGACAGatcaagagattgaatCACTTAAGAAGGGACTTCAAAGTCTACAGTCAGATATGAACTATTATATCAGTTCATTGAATGATATGAAAGACAAGAAGGAGTAG
- a CDS encoding uncharacterized protein (EggNog:ENOG41) — protein MTELRLEKITLPNVHVVHGLEFPVAYKLVGERIDSEEVIKFLNEKGKTGWFNDQVKQHGAIVLRGFGSTSPQVISKFIKAIGYSSGDRPFQQAGTTAKRTKLTDVITTANEGLPSLFIDQHNEFSRFVQYPTKLFFACEKLTAEGGETPITHGGEYFENIYKSRPKDVRSLAKRGLFMRQTWPFKTPNSTSWADFFCFGRNIDQEKDDLETKKKKAEILIKSHVSKDFFWDKDNNLVVDQHTDPIRVYKRPDGFAFPTFFNSIATYYADYKDTYFDVYKKTSFLKYNDDEQIPDEFLDDVLKASEDLAYAHTWEEGDLAIVDNYQVSHGRYPWKNGKRTILVSMWDTPNKPEYPVWKG, from the coding sequence ATGACCGAGCTAAGACTTGAAAAAATTACTTTGCCTAATGTGCATGTAGTGCATGGACTCGAGTTCCCAGTGGCATACAAGCTTGTTGGTGAGAGAATCGATTCTGAAGAGGTGATCAAATTTCTTAATGAAAAAGGTAAGACCGGTTGGTTTAACGATCAGGTGAAACAGCACGGCGCTATTGTACTCAGAGGCTTTGGCTCTACTTCTCCACAGGTTATCTCCAAATTTATAAAGGCCATTGGTTATTCAAGTGGAGATCGGCCTTTTCAACAAGCAGGTACTACGGCAAAAAGGACCAAGTTGACCGACGTCATAACAACGGCCAACGAGGGATTACCAAGCTTGTTCATTGATCAACATAATGAATTCTCACGATTCGTCCAGTACCCAACCAAACTATTCTTTGCATGCGAAAAGCTAACAGCGGAAGGCGGTGAAACCCCAATTACTCACGGTGGAGAATATTTCGAAAATATCTACAAGAGCCGTCCCAAGGATGTCCGAAGCCTTGCAAAAAGGGGCCTCTTCATGAGACAAACATGGCCGTTCAAGACCCCGAATAGTACCTCCTGGGCAGactttttttgttttggaAGGAACATTGATCAGGAAAAAGATGACCTTgaaacgaagaagaagaaggccGAGATCCTTATCAAAAGTCATGTCAGTAAGGATTTTTTCTGGGATAAGGACAATAATTTGGTCGTTGATCAGCATACAGATCCTATTAGGGTGTACAAAAGACCGGATGGGTTTGCTTTTCCTACCTTTTTCAACAGCATAGCTACTTACTATGCTGACTACAAAGATACCTACTTTGATGTGTACAAGAAGACCTCATTCTTAAAGTATAACGATGATGAGCAGATTCCTGATGAATTTTTAGATGACGTTTTGAAGGCTTCCGAAGATCTTGCATACGCGCACACTTgggaagaaggagatcttGCCATCGTTGACAATTATCAGGTGAGTCACGGTAGATATCCTTGGAAGAACGGGAAGAGGACAATCCTAGTTAGTATGTGGGATACTCCAAACAAGCCAGAGTATCCTGTGTGGAAGGGATAA
- a CDS encoding uncharacterized protein (BUSCO:EOG09343ZDT) encodes MLRTAGTKVCLIGIKRGIPPTFGQCRRFNLSKLIRESGTERYQSYTVNKKFLYPPELVYEVVSSVDKYEQFVPFCRRSFINQRDAKGEPSIAGLEVGFKEFDEAFTCKLHCEKPRLVVAKSVTERLFEFLETEWTIEPLTQTSCNVKLKLKYDFKSTLYNQVSSLFAGKVATVMTRSFEKRSYELFKKREAHKSAMKAKPAKVTDSAD; translated from the coding sequence ATGCTGAGAACTGCAGGAACAAAGGTATGTCTCATTGGAATAAAGAGAGGGATCCCCCCTACTTTTGGCCAATGTCGTCGGTTCAATCTCTCGAAACTAATTCGAGAGTCAGGAACAGAACGATATCAATCATACACAGTGAACAAGAAGTTCCTCTATCCACCTGAATTAGTGTACGAAGTAGTTTCGTCTGTCGATAAATACGAGCAGTTCGTTCCTTTTTGCCGACGCTCGTTTATAAACCAACGAGACGCAAAGGGAGAGCCCAGTATTGCTGGTCTTGAGGTTGGTTTTAAAGAGTTTGACGAAGCGTTCACATGCAAGTTACACTGTGAAAAGCCACGATTAGTTGTGGCGAAATCGGTTACGGAAAGGCTCTTCGAGTTCTTGGAAACGGAGTGGACTATTGAACCTCTGACACAAACTTCCTGTAATgtgaagttgaagcttaAATACGATTTTAAGAGCACTCTATATAACCAGGTGAGCTCTCTTTTTGCCGGTAAGGTGGCCACAGTGATGACCAGGTCATTTGAAAAACGGTCCTACGAACTAtttaagaaaagagaggcTCACAAGTCAGCGATGAAGGCCAAACCCGCAAAAGTGACCGACAGCGCAGACTAG